A single genomic interval of Neisseria leonii harbors:
- the serB gene encoding phosphoserine phosphatase SerB: protein MSNVLVLQHPDIQQCRLNGLPDTAANVQDGRILRIPVDDGFALSETQRIELAAQQIDAAVLPDTAFADLGLLVSDMDSTLITIECIDEIAAGVGLKDQVAEITEQSMRGELDFEQSLRRRVALLKGLREGVLQEVYDSVLQLSPGAEYLMEECRRHAVKFMLVSGGFTFFTDRLRTRLGLDYAYANTLESTNSILTGRLTGRIIDAQAKADLLCLHRDRLGLRPEQVLAMGDGANDIPMLQAAGFGIAYRAKPKAEAAADAAVRYGGLEAVRGWFR, encoded by the coding sequence ATGTCGAACGTTTTGGTTTTACAGCATCCCGATATTCAGCAATGCCGTCTGAACGGTCTGCCCGATACGGCAGCAAACGTGCAGGACGGACGGATTCTGCGCATCCCCGTCGATGACGGATTTGCCCTTTCCGAAACGCAGCGCATAGAGCTGGCCGCGCAACAGATTGATGCGGCGGTTCTGCCCGATACCGCCTTTGCCGATTTGGGGCTGCTGGTCAGCGATATGGATTCCACACTGATTACGATTGAGTGTATCGATGAAATTGCTGCCGGTGTCGGCTTGAAAGACCAAGTGGCCGAAATTACCGAACAGTCCATGCGCGGCGAATTGGATTTCGAGCAGTCGCTGCGCCGCCGTGTCGCCCTGCTCAAAGGCTTGCGCGAAGGCGTATTGCAGGAAGTGTATGACTCGGTTTTACAATTATCGCCCGGTGCGGAATACCTGATGGAAGAATGCCGCCGCCATGCGGTGAAATTCATGCTGGTATCGGGCGGATTCACCTTCTTTACCGACCGTCTCCGAACACGCTTGGGATTGGATTACGCCTATGCCAATACGCTGGAAAGTACAAACAGCATACTGACCGGCAGGCTGACCGGCCGCATCATCGACGCACAGGCCAAAGCCGATTTGCTGTGCCTGCACCGCGACCGGCTGGGGCTGCGCCCCGAACAGGTTCTGGCCATGGGCGACGGCGCCAACGACATTCCCATGCTTCAAGCCGCCGGCTTCGGCATTGCCTACCGTGCCAAACCCAAAGCCGAAGCGGCTGCCGATGCCGCTGTCCGCTACGGCGGACTGGAAGCCGTGCGCGGCTGGTTCCGCTGA
- the rpoD gene encoding RNA polymerase sigma factor RpoD has translation MNTNDYDEQDDNRPLTPEEQRARLRQLIIQGKERGYITYAEINDALPDDMSDAEQIDNIVNMIQGLGIQVTEETPDAETLLMSDSGTGMTDDDAVEEAEAALSNADSEFGRTTDPVRMYMREMGQVDLLTRDDEIIIAKKIENALKNMVQAISACPGSIAEILALIEQVRNDEIKVDEVVEAIIDPNELLLNELGLGHLESSSDTPGEADNTDDDDAEADDDDGSGDIESTNLEELKANVLAHFSGVQAEYDLMVAALTEHDSRHPSYLQHRDTIAGKLLEVRFATRQIESLSNNLRRRVDHIRKLEREIRDICLERVQMDREYFLSQFLPNITDMTWVPQEIGKNRIWGNALERFQYAIIEKQAALAEMEASSQISIDELKDINKNMVVSEKETAAAKQEMIQANLRLVISIAKKYTNRGLQFLDLIQEGNIGLMKAVDKFEYRRGYKFSTYATWWIRQAITRSIADQARTIRIPVHMIETINKMNRISRQELQKTGEEPDSARLAELMEIPEDKIRKIMKIAKEPISMETPIGDDDDSHLGDFIEDINNIAPADAAMYSSLREVTKDVLESLTPREAKVLRMRFGIDMNTDHTLEEVGKQFDVTRERIRQIEAKALRKLRHPTRSDRLKSFLDSDDHKQ, from the coding sequence ATGAATACAAACGACTACGACGAGCAAGACGACAACCGCCCGCTGACACCCGAAGAACAGCGTGCCCGCCTGCGCCAGCTGATTATCCAGGGTAAAGAGCGCGGCTACATCACTTATGCCGAAATCAACGATGCTCTGCCCGACGATATGTCCGATGCCGAACAGATCGACAACATCGTCAATATGATTCAGGGCTTGGGCATTCAGGTTACCGAAGAAACACCCGATGCCGAAACCCTGCTGATGAGCGACAGCGGCACAGGCATGACCGATGACGACGCAGTGGAAGAAGCCGAAGCCGCCCTCTCCAATGCCGACTCCGAATTCGGCCGCACCACCGATCCTGTGCGCATGTATATGCGCGAGATGGGTCAAGTCGATCTGCTGACCCGCGACGACGAAATCATCATTGCCAAAAAAATCGAAAATGCCCTAAAAAACATGGTTCAGGCCATTTCCGCCTGCCCCGGGTCGATTGCCGAAATTCTCGCGCTGATCGAGCAGGTACGCAACGATGAAATCAAAGTCGATGAAGTAGTCGAAGCCATCATCGATCCCAACGAGCTGCTGCTCAACGAATTGGGATTGGGACATCTCGAAAGCAGCAGCGACACCCCGGGCGAAGCAGATAATACCGACGACGATGATGCAGAAGCCGACGATGACGACGGCAGCGGCGACATCGAAAGCACCAATCTGGAAGAGCTGAAAGCCAATGTGCTGGCACACTTTTCCGGCGTGCAGGCCGAATACGATCTGATGGTGGCCGCCCTGACCGAACACGACAGCCGCCATCCGTCCTACCTGCAACACCGCGACACCATCGCAGGCAAACTGCTGGAAGTACGCTTTGCCACCCGCCAGATCGAAAGCCTGAGCAACAATCTGCGCCGGCGTGTCGACCATATCCGCAAGCTCGAGCGCGAAATCCGCGACATTTGTCTGGAACGCGTCCAAATGGACCGGGAATACTTTCTGTCCCAATTCCTGCCCAATATCACCGACATGACGTGGGTGCCGCAGGAAATCGGCAAAAACCGCATCTGGGGCAATGCCTTGGAGCGTTTCCAATACGCCATTATCGAAAAACAGGCCGCATTGGCAGAAATGGAAGCCTCGTCGCAGATTTCGATTGACGAACTCAAAGACATCAACAAAAACATGGTCGTCAGCGAAAAAGAAACCGCTGCCGCCAAACAGGAAATGATTCAGGCCAACCTTCGTCTGGTCATTTCCATCGCCAAAAAATACACCAACCGCGGCCTGCAATTTCTCGATCTGATTCAGGAGGGCAACATCGGCCTGATGAAAGCGGTGGACAAATTCGAATACCGGCGCGGCTATAAATTCTCCACCTACGCCACTTGGTGGATCCGTCAGGCCATTACCCGATCGATTGCCGATCAGGCGCGCACCATCCGCATTCCGGTACACATGATTGAAACCATCAACAAAATGAACCGCATTTCACGCCAGGAATTGCAGAAAACCGGCGAAGAGCCTGATTCTGCCAGACTGGCCGAACTGATGGAAATTCCGGAAGACAAAATCCGCAAAATCATGAAAATCGCCAAAGAACCGATTTCGATGGAAACCCCGATCGGCGACGACGACGATTCTCATCTGGGCGACTTTATCGAAGACATCAACAACATCGCACCGGCCGATGCCGCCATGTATTCCAGCCTGCGCGAAGTGACCAAAGACGTGCTCGAAAGCCTGACCCCGCGCGAAGCCAAAGTATTGCGCATGCGTTTCGGTATCGATATGAACACCGATCATACGCTGGAAGAAGTCGGCAAACAGTTTGACGTTACCCGCGAACGGATCCGCCAAATCGAAGCCAAAGCCTTGCGCAAACTGCGCCACCCCACCCGCAGCGACCGCTTGAAGAGCTTTCTCGACAGCGACGACCATAAGCAGTAA
- a CDS encoding glutamine--tRNA ligase/YqeY domain fusion protein, producing MMNKDQFADNHFIRTVIEEDLNSGKHSAVHTRFPPEPNGYLHIGHAKSICLNFGLAYIFDGLCNLRFDDTNPEKENQEYVDSIKEDVRWLGFEWNGEPRYASDYFDQLFDYAVGLIRDGKAYVDDLTAEEMRAYRGTLTEPGKNSPYRERSIEENLDLFMRMKNGKFADGSKTLRLKIDMASGNVNLRDPVIYRIRRAHHHNTGDKWCIYPMYDYTHAISDAIEGITHSLCTLEFEAHRPLYDWVLDNIPAPHTTRPRQYEFSRLELLYSITSKRKLNQLVSDGHVSGWDDPRMPTISGMRRRGYTPEGLRLFAKRAGISKSENVVDMSVLEGAVREELEHSAPRLMAVLNPVKVTLTNFSDGLTQSRSAPFHPHHEEMGEREVPIARTIYIEADDFSENPPAGWQRLTLGGEVRLRYSYVIKCDEVVKNGNGDIVELKCSIDHDTLGKKPEGRKVKGVIHWVSAEHAAEIKVRLYDRLFTAERPDAVRGENGGYLPFTDFLNPESVKETTAYAEAAVNNLPPESRWQFERLGYFVTDRYDHRADAPVFNRTVGLKDTWQKTD from the coding sequence ATCATGAACAAAGACCAATTTGCCGACAATCATTTTATCCGTACCGTCATCGAAGAAGATTTGAACAGCGGCAAACACTCCGCCGTCCACACCCGTTTCCCGCCCGAACCCAACGGCTACCTGCATATCGGCCATGCCAAATCCATCTGTTTGAACTTCGGCTTGGCTTATATTTTCGACGGCTTATGCAACCTGCGCTTCGACGATACCAATCCCGAAAAGGAAAATCAGGAATACGTCGATTCGATTAAAGAAGATGTGCGCTGGTTGGGTTTCGAGTGGAACGGCGAACCGCGTTACGCTTCCGACTATTTCGACCAACTGTTTGATTATGCCGTCGGCCTGATTCGGGACGGCAAAGCCTATGTCGACGATTTGACCGCCGAAGAAATGCGCGCATACCGCGGCACGCTCACCGAGCCGGGCAAAAACAGCCCTTATCGCGAGCGCAGCATCGAAGAAAACCTCGATTTGTTTATGCGCATGAAAAACGGCAAATTTGCCGACGGCAGCAAAACCCTGCGCCTGAAAATCGACATGGCGTCGGGCAATGTGAATCTGCGCGATCCCGTGATTTACCGCATCCGCCGCGCGCACCACCACAACACCGGCGACAAATGGTGCATCTATCCGATGTACGACTACACCCACGCCATTTCCGACGCCATCGAAGGCATCACCCATTCGCTGTGCACGCTCGAATTCGAAGCCCACCGCCCGCTGTATGACTGGGTGCTCGACAATATTCCCGCACCGCACACCACCCGCCCGCGCCAATACGAATTTTCGCGCTTGGAGCTGCTGTACTCGATAACGTCCAAACGCAAGCTGAACCAATTGGTTTCAGACGGCCATGTGTCCGGCTGGGACGATCCGCGTATGCCCACCATTTCCGGTATGCGCCGCCGAGGCTACACGCCCGAAGGCCTGCGCCTGTTTGCCAAGCGCGCAGGCATTTCCAAATCGGAAAACGTGGTCGATATGAGCGTATTGGAAGGCGCGGTACGCGAAGAATTGGAACATTCCGCGCCGCGCCTGATGGCTGTGCTGAATCCGGTCAAAGTTACGCTTACCAATTTTTCAGACGGCCTCACCCAAAGCCGCAGCGCGCCGTTCCACCCCCATCATGAAGAAATGGGCGAACGCGAAGTGCCGATTGCCCGAACCATCTATATCGAAGCCGACGATTTCAGCGAAAACCCGCCTGCCGGCTGGCAGCGTTTAACCTTGGGCGGCGAAGTGCGCCTGCGTTACAGCTATGTCATCAAATGCGACGAAGTGGTGAAAAACGGAAACGGGGATATTGTCGAACTCAAATGCAGCATCGACCACGATACTTTGGGCAAGAAACCCGAAGGGCGCAAAGTCAAAGGCGTGATTCACTGGGTGTCTGCCGAACATGCCGCCGAAATCAAAGTGCGCCTGTATGACCGCCTGTTTACGGCCGAGCGGCCTGATGCGGTACGCGGCGAAAACGGCGGCTATCTGCCGTTTACCGATTTTCTCAACCCCGAATCCGTGAAAGAAACCACTGCTTACGCCGAAGCGGCCGTGAACAACCTGCCGCCCGAAAGCCGATGGCAGTTCGAGCGTTTGGGCTATTTCGTTACCGACCGTTACGACCACCGTGCCGATGCACCGGTATTCAACCGTACGGTAGGCCTGAAAGATACTTGGCAGAAAACCGATTAA
- the pip gene encoding prolyl aminopeptidase has translation MYPIREPHRHGHLPVSDLHRIYWEESGNPQGLPVVFVHGGPGAGTSAACRGFFNPEVYRIVLFDQRGCGRSEPYAETAENTTWDLVADMEKLREMLGIGRWLVFGGSWGSTLSLAYAQSHPERVAGLILRGIFLGRQSEIDWLNEAGGAGLIYPEQWQHYQNHIAPEKRGALVQAYRELLFSDCRATASAAAKAWADWEAYLVRFEPQPVDGDGEASLAIARIENHYFTHRCWLDNERALLENIDRIRHIPTVIVQGRYDICTPMHSAWALHQAFPEAELRIVQGGHAALEAPLCDALTRAADEFAARADAAEIR, from the coding sequence ATGTATCCGATCCGCGAGCCGCACCGGCACGGCCATCTGCCGGTTTCCGATTTACACCGCATTTATTGGGAAGAAAGCGGCAATCCGCAGGGCTTGCCGGTGGTATTTGTCCACGGCGGTCCGGGGGCTGGCACATCTGCCGCCTGCCGCGGCTTTTTTAATCCCGAAGTTTACCGCATCGTGCTGTTCGACCAGCGCGGTTGCGGCCGTTCGGAGCCGTATGCGGAAACAGCAGAAAATACCACTTGGGATTTGGTGGCCGATATGGAAAAACTGCGCGAAATGCTGGGTATCGGCCGCTGGCTGGTATTCGGCGGTTCGTGGGGCAGTACCTTGTCGCTGGCTTATGCCCAAAGCCACCCGGAACGCGTGGCGGGCTTGATTCTGCGCGGTATTTTTCTCGGCCGCCAAAGCGAAATCGACTGGCTGAACGAAGCGGGCGGTGCCGGCCTGATTTATCCCGAACAGTGGCAGCATTATCAAAACCACATCGCACCCGAAAAACGCGGCGCGCTGGTGCAGGCTTATCGCGAGCTGCTGTTTTCCGACTGCCGCGCGACGGCTTCGGCTGCCGCGAAAGCGTGGGCGGACTGGGAAGCTTATCTGGTGCGTTTCGAGCCGCAGCCGGTAGACGGGGACGGCGAAGCATCGCTGGCCATCGCCCGTATCGAAAACCATTATTTCACCCACCGCTGTTGGCTGGACAACGAACGCGCGCTGCTGGAAAACATCGACCGTATCCGCCATATTCCCACCGTAATCGTGCAGGGGCGGTACGACATCTGTACGCCGATGCACAGCGCGTGGGCACTGCACCAAGCCTTTCCCGAAGCCGAGTTGCGCATTGTTCAGGGCGGCCATGCTGCGTTGGAGGCCCCGCTGTGCGATGCACTGACCCGCGCGGCCGATGAATTTGCCGCACGGGCAGACGCCGCCGAAATCAGGTAA
- a CDS encoding DUF4126 domain-containing protein, with amino-acid sequence MTFDTLISIALGIGLAAASGFRVFLPLFALSLSAYFGLWPLNDNWVWLGSISALLILGTASAAEALSYLVPLVDNLLDTLAVPLAAVAGTAVIASTAADLSPAVTWALAIIAGGGAAAAVKGANAATRAAGTVATGGLANPLFSLFETAAAVFMSLLSLFLPALAALAVLLVGFLLYRRLRRHTLRNANP; translated from the coding sequence ATGACTTTCGACACTCTGATCAGCATCGCCTTAGGCATAGGCTTGGCCGCCGCCTCGGGTTTCCGCGTTTTTCTGCCTCTGTTCGCGCTCAGCCTGTCCGCCTACTTCGGCCTGTGGCCGCTCAATGACAACTGGGTTTGGCTGGGCAGCATCAGTGCATTGCTGATTCTGGGCACGGCATCGGCAGCCGAGGCATTGAGCTATCTGGTGCCGCTGGTGGACAATCTGCTCGACACTTTGGCCGTACCGCTGGCGGCGGTGGCGGGAACGGCCGTGATAGCTTCCACCGCAGCCGATTTAAGCCCCGCCGTAACATGGGCGTTGGCCATTATTGCGGGCGGCGGCGCGGCAGCGGCGGTAAAAGGCGCCAATGCCGCTACCCGTGCCGCCGGTACGGTTGCCACAGGCGGCCTGGCCAATCCGCTGTTTTCCCTGTTTGAAACCGCTGCCGCCGTTTTCATGAGCCTGCTCAGCCTGTTTCTGCCTGCCTTGGCCGCACTGGCCGTACTGCTCGTCGGCTTCCTGCTCTACCGCCGTCTGCGCCGCCACACTCTTCGGAACGCAAACCCATGA
- the ybeY gene encoding rRNA maturation RNase YbeY has product MKTAKRYPFLTIQQRRLKLFFDNQSSFAPLPGERDFYRWVWQAVKNSYRRAEIGLLLLDEAEARRYNRDYRNKDYATNVLSFALNEGDNTALTPFSDGLRGDLIICPQVVAKEAAEQGKSPEAHFAHLTLHGTLHLMGYDHVEEAEAEAMETLETRLLNQLGYPNPYQHDET; this is encoded by the coding sequence ATGAAAACCGCCAAACGCTATCCTTTTCTGACCATCCAGCAACGCCGTCTGAAACTGTTTTTCGACAACCAAAGCAGTTTTGCCCCCCTGCCCGGCGAACGCGATTTCTACCGTTGGGTCTGGCAAGCCGTGAAAAACAGCTACCGCCGTGCCGAAATCGGTCTGCTGCTGCTGGATGAAGCCGAAGCCCGCCGCTATAACCGCGACTACCGGAACAAAGACTACGCCACCAATGTATTGAGTTTTGCCCTGAACGAAGGCGACAACACCGCCCTTACCCCTTTTTCAGACGGCCTCAGAGGCGACTTGATTATCTGCCCGCAAGTCGTAGCCAAAGAAGCGGCCGAACAGGGCAAAAGCCCGGAAGCCCATTTCGCCCATCTGACCCTGCACGGCACGCTGCACCTGATGGGCTACGACCATGTCGAAGAAGCCGAAGCCGAAGCCATGGAAACACTTGAAACCCGCCTGCTGAATCAGTTAGGATACCCCAACCCTTACCAACACGACGAAACCTGA
- a CDS encoding HlyC/CorC family transporter: MDDPSKPNFIERLFNRLSGSVPENSEQVLAGLREAHRQQAFDSETLARLEKVLNFSDLEVRDVMITRSQMDVIRADDSIERIMAYVVETAHSRFPVIGGDKDEVLGILHAKDLLKYALHPDQFQLSSLLRPPVFVPEGKALNSLLKDFREQRNHMAIVIDEYGGTSGLVTFEDIIEEIVGDIEDEFDEDDSADNIFPVSAERWRINAVTEIGDINAYFGTDYSDEEADTIGGLLIQKFGHLPVRGEKIPLGPLLFTVARADKRRLHTLMATRLKPE, from the coding sequence ATGGACGATCCCTCGAAGCCCAATTTTATCGAACGCCTTTTCAACCGCCTCTCCGGCAGTGTTCCCGAAAACAGCGAACAAGTTCTGGCCGGCCTGCGCGAAGCCCACCGCCAGCAGGCCTTTGACAGCGAAACCCTCGCACGGCTGGAAAAAGTGCTCAACTTTTCCGATCTCGAGGTGCGCGATGTAATGATCACCCGCTCGCAGATGGACGTCATCCGTGCCGACGACAGTATCGAACGCATCATGGCCTATGTGGTGGAAACCGCCCACTCGCGCTTTCCCGTTATCGGCGGCGACAAAGACGAAGTATTGGGCATTCTCCATGCCAAAGACCTGCTCAAATACGCCCTTCATCCCGACCAATTCCAACTCAGCAGCCTTTTGCGCCCTCCTGTGTTCGTCCCCGAAGGCAAAGCTCTCAACAGCCTGCTGAAAGACTTCCGCGAACAGCGCAACCATATGGCCATCGTCATCGACGAATACGGCGGTACCAGCGGTCTGGTTACTTTTGAAGACATCATCGAAGAAATCGTCGGCGACATCGAAGACGAATTCGACGAAGACGACTCGGCCGACAATATCTTCCCCGTTTCCGCAGAACGCTGGCGCATCAATGCCGTAACCGAAATCGGCGACATCAATGCCTATTTCGGCACCGATTACAGCGACGAAGAAGCCGACACCATCGGCGGCCTGCTGATACAGAAATTCGGCCACCTGCCCGTGCGCGGCGAGAAAATCCCGCTCGGCCCGCTGCTGTTTACCGTTGCCCGCGCCGACAAACGCCGTCTGCACACCTTAATGGCCACACGGCTGAAACCGGAATAA